The following proteins are encoded in a genomic region of Mycobacterium kiyosense:
- the fadE12 gene encoding acyl-CoA dehydrogenase fadE12 has product MNLPEEYGGGGAGMYELSLVMEEMAAAGSALLLMVVSPAINGTIISKFGTEEQKKRWIPGIADGTLTMAFAITEPDAGSNSHKITTTARRDGSDWILKGQKVYISGVDQAQAVLVVGRTEEAKTGKLRPALFVVPTDTPGFTYTPIDMEIVSPERQFQVFIDDVRLPSDALVGAEDAAIAQLFAGLNPERIMGAASAVGMGRCALGKAVEYVNTRKVWSTPIGAHQGLAHPLAQCHIEVELAKLMMQKAATLYDSGDDAGAAEAANMAKYAAAEAANRAVDQAVQSLGGNGLTKEYGVAAMMSSARLARIAPISREMVLNFVAQTSLGLPRSY; this is encoded by the coding sequence GTGAACCTGCCCGAGGAGTACGGTGGCGGCGGCGCCGGCATGTACGAGCTGTCGCTGGTGATGGAGGAGATGGCGGCCGCCGGCAGCGCACTGCTGCTGATGGTGGTGTCACCGGCCATCAACGGCACCATCATCAGCAAGTTCGGCACCGAGGAGCAGAAGAAGCGCTGGATTCCCGGCATCGCCGACGGCACGCTGACCATGGCGTTCGCCATCACCGAACCCGACGCGGGCTCCAACTCGCACAAGATCACCACGACCGCCCGCCGCGACGGCAGCGACTGGATCCTCAAGGGCCAGAAGGTCTACATCTCCGGCGTCGACCAGGCCCAGGCGGTGCTGGTGGTCGGGCGCACCGAGGAAGCGAAAACCGGCAAGCTGCGGCCGGCGCTGTTCGTGGTGCCCACCGACACCCCGGGCTTCACTTACACCCCGATCGACATGGAGATCGTCAGCCCCGAACGGCAGTTCCAGGTCTTCATCGACGACGTGCGGCTACCGTCGGATGCCCTGGTCGGCGCCGAAGACGCCGCCATCGCACAGCTTTTCGCCGGCCTGAACCCCGAACGCATCATGGGCGCGGCCAGCGCGGTCGGCATGGGGCGCTGCGCACTCGGCAAGGCTGTCGAATACGTCAACACACGCAAGGTCTGGTCCACCCCGATCGGGGCGCACCAGGGCCTGGCACATCCGTTGGCGCAGTGTCACATCGAGGTCGAGCTGGCCAAGCTGATGATGCAGAAGGCCGCGACGCTCTACGACAGCGGTGACGACGCCGGCGCGGCCGAGGCGGCCAACATGGCCAAGTACGCCGCGGCCGAGGCCGCCAACCGCGCGGTGGACCAGGCCGTTCAGTCGCTGGGCGGCAACGGGCTGACCAAGGAGTACGGCGTGGCCGCCATGATGTCGTCAGCTCGGCTGGCGCGGATCGCGCCGATCAGCCGCGAGATGGTGCTGAACTTCGTCGCGCAGACCTCGCTGGGCCTGCCCCGCTCCTACTGA
- the echA7 gene encoding enoyl-CoA hydratase, with protein sequence MDTLVDYARVGVVARLTLNSPHNRNALSTALVTQLHDGLRAAAADPAVRVVVLGHTGGTFCAGADLSEAGSGDPYELAVARAQEMTTLLRSIVSSPLPVIGAVNGHVRAGGFGLVGACDIVVAGPRSTFALTEARIGVAPAIISLTLLPKLSARAAARYYLTGETFGASEAAEIGLISLAADDVDAAVARLVADVGRGSPQGLAASKALTTAAVLDGFDRDAQRLTEESARLFVSDEAREGMLAFLQKRPPSWASAPE encoded by the coding sequence ATGGACACCCTGGTCGACTACGCACGCGTCGGTGTCGTCGCACGGCTGACGCTGAACTCCCCGCACAACCGCAATGCCCTGTCGACCGCCCTGGTCACCCAGTTGCACGACGGCCTGCGGGCCGCCGCGGCGGACCCGGCGGTGCGGGTGGTGGTGCTGGGGCACACCGGCGGCACGTTCTGCGCCGGCGCCGACCTCAGCGAAGCGGGCAGCGGCGACCCCTACGAACTGGCGGTGGCGCGGGCCCAGGAGATGACCACGCTGCTGCGCAGCATCGTCTCCTCGCCGCTGCCGGTGATCGGCGCCGTCAACGGGCATGTGCGGGCCGGCGGGTTCGGTCTGGTCGGGGCGTGCGACATCGTGGTCGCCGGACCCAGGAGCACCTTTGCCCTGACCGAGGCCCGGATCGGCGTCGCGCCCGCGATCATCTCGCTGACCCTGCTGCCGAAACTGTCGGCGCGGGCGGCGGCGCGCTACTACCTCACCGGAGAAACGTTCGGCGCCAGCGAAGCCGCCGAGATCGGGTTGATCAGCCTGGCCGCCGACGACGTGGACGCCGCGGTGGCCAGGCTGGTCGCCGACGTCGGCCGCGGGTCACCGCAGGGCCTGGCGGCGTCCAAGGCGCTGACCACCGCGGCCGTGCTGGATGGTTTCGACCGCGACGCGCAGCGGCTCACCGAGGAGTCGGCCCGACTGTTCGTCTCCGACGAAGCACGCGAAGGGATGCTGGCATTC